A region of Desulfolithobacter dissulfuricans DNA encodes the following proteins:
- a CDS encoding cytochrome c3 family protein: MLGSGQSRYRMVVAMASVMLAGVFWNGPASARIQGNCGDCHTMHNSQGGSPMTFDTDAAPNNNLLRGTCLGCHAQGGSSATVNLGTDNMPQVMHTGGVDLAGGNFAYITGLKGSGASDRKGHNIGPLTGTDAVLYAPPGGIVQFGHDDGLNVNTNNLSCAGTNGCHGYRYSSRGEGIGGSHHRNVDGQIANPTEPADSYRFLMGVKGYESGDWEETVSSSSHNEYFGLTAPVALGCSNATSCHTSDGAGVAPPDGTMSQFCATCHGNFHTVATDSSDGIGTDTMSPFIRHPTDLALPATGEYAQYTVYDPASPVARTGSVPAAPSGTVSPGSDAVMCLSCHVAHASNYSSMLRWDYSQMVAGGGQTATAGCFACHTTKD, translated from the coding sequence ATGTTGGGGAGTGGACAAAGCCGGTACCGCATGGTCGTGGCCATGGCCTCGGTGATGCTGGCCGGGGTTTTCTGGAACGGACCGGCATCAGCGCGGATTCAGGGTAACTGCGGCGACTGCCATACCATGCATAACAGCCAGGGTGGCAGTCCCATGACTTTCGATACGGACGCTGCGCCGAATAATAACCTGCTTCGGGGGACCTGCCTGGGATGTCATGCCCAGGGCGGCTCTTCGGCCACCGTGAACCTGGGCACCGACAACATGCCCCAGGTCATGCATACCGGCGGGGTTGACCTGGCCGGCGGTAATTTCGCCTACATCACCGGTCTCAAGGGCAGTGGGGCCTCGGATCGCAAGGGGCACAACATCGGTCCGCTGACCGGAACCGACGCCGTGCTTTACGCCCCTCCGGGCGGTATCGTCCAGTTTGGCCACGATGACGGGCTCAATGTCAATACGAACAATCTGAGCTGTGCCGGCACCAACGGTTGCCACGGCTACCGGTATTCCAGCAGGGGTGAGGGGATTGGCGGTTCCCACCACAGGAATGTGGATGGACAGATAGCCAACCCCACCGAGCCTGCCGACAGTTACCGGTTTCTCATGGGGGTCAAGGGATACGAGAGTGGTGACTGGGAAGAGACGGTCTCTTCGTCCAGCCATAATGAGTATTTCGGACTCACCGCACCGGTGGCCCTGGGCTGCAGCAATGCCACATCCTGTCATACCAGTGACGGTGCCGGGGTGGCGCCGCCGGACGGGACCATGAGCCAGTTCTGCGCCACCTGTCACGGTAATTTTCACACCGTGGCCACAGACTCCTCCGACGGCATCGGCACCGACACCATGTCACCTTTTATCCGCCATCCCACCGACCTGGCCCTGCCTGCGACCGGTGAGTATGCCCAGTACACGGTCTACGATCCCGCCTCGCCGGTTGCCCGGACCGGCTCGGTGCCCGCGGCCCCCAGCGGGACCGTGTCACCCGGCAGTGACGCGGTCATGTGTCTCTCCTGCCATGTGGCCCATGCCAGTAATTACAGCTCCATGCTGCGCTGGGATTACAGCCAGATGGTCGCCGGCGGCGGGCAGACCGCCACGGCGGGGTGTTTCGCCTGCCATACCACCAAGGATTAA
- a CDS encoding cytochrome c3 family protein: MKGIAQNGRIHLLVLAGAGLLCLPTLSMAKVTGQCAQCHTMHNSQGGSPMAVDASGAAQSAPNNVLLVKGCVACHTGTNDGTNNIPFVNSTTAPTYGTDGTTGNTLAGGNFYWVASSGGATDAAGHNVATDSLAGADAALGNTPPGGTALTSQLTCAGVTGCHGDRTATSDFAAISGAHHGNDGTLDGTSVATSFRFLDGIVGLEDSDWEYQPTTTAHNQYYGVDRTDETDPTGTISSLCAECHNDFHNGTGNVAGSTWGSPWVRHPTDFDMGNTAAGSEYRNYGGAGVNAYVVSAPVASTDYSAVKSSVTFADDTIVTCISCHRAHGTPNADLLRWDYSLVDAGSGNTGGCFECHTTKN; this comes from the coding sequence ATGAAAGGTATCGCACAGAATGGCAGGATCCATCTACTGGTGCTGGCAGGAGCAGGGCTTCTCTGCCTGCCAACACTTTCCATGGCCAAGGTAACAGGGCAGTGTGCCCAGTGCCACACCATGCATAACAGCCAGGGTGGCAGCCCCATGGCCGTTGATGCGAGCGGCGCGGCGCAGTCAGCACCCAACAACGTCCTGCTGGTCAAAGGCTGCGTAGCCTGCCATACCGGCACCAACGACGGCACCAACAATATCCCGTTTGTCAACTCCACCACCGCACCGACCTATGGTACGGACGGCACCACGGGTAACACCCTGGCCGGTGGTAACTTCTACTGGGTCGCATCGAGCGGCGGCGCTACCGACGCCGCTGGCCATAACGTGGCCACCGACAGCCTGGCCGGAGCCGATGCTGCGCTGGGCAACACCCCGCCCGGCGGCACCGCGCTTACCAGCCAGCTGACCTGCGCCGGCGTCACCGGCTGTCACGGTGACCGGACGGCAACCAGCGACTTCGCCGCTATCTCCGGAGCCCATCACGGAAACGACGGCACCCTCGACGGCACCAGTGTTGCCACCAGCTTCCGCTTCCTGGACGGCATCGTCGGCCTGGAAGACAGTGACTGGGAATACCAGCCCACCACAACGGCCCATAACCAGTACTACGGCGTGGACCGGACCGACGAAACCGATCCCACCGGCACCATCAGCAGTCTCTGCGCCGAGTGCCACAACGATTTCCATAACGGCACCGGCAACGTGGCCGGATCCACCTGGGGCAGCCCCTGGGTCCGCCATCCCACCGACTTTGACATGGGCAACACCGCAGCCGGCTCCGAGTACCGTAATTACGGTGGCGCCGGCGTCAACGCCTACGTGGTTTCCGCCCCTGTGGCCAGCACCGACTACAGTGCTGTAAAATCCTCGGTCACCTTTGCCGACGACACCATCGTCACCTGCATATCCTGTCACCGGGCCCATGGTACTCCCAATGCGGACCTGCTCCGCTGGGATTACAGCCTTGTCGATGCCGGCAGCGGCAACACAGGCGGCTGTTTCGAGTGCCACACCACCAAGAACTAA
- a CDS encoding peptidyl-prolyl cis-trans isomerase: MTLTRTILFSLIILLAPISPGQAGWFWDDDTLVTIDGQKYTTEDFRTWWENWREKDQPLPETPDPFIDWTLLYREAERMKLYEDPTYRKKVLTFLKARTLMMLKAEEVDRKIDISDEAMWQRYQEQYAPMYQLNILFFHTREAAEKTVERFGDRRADDEQFSTLQIGKDGLVSLQTRWYRPVGVNPEWLDIIRGLKPGDFTEPIPWQKGFVVLRLQNIQEGDREDFATVRKSIRDALWKEQETVRTRELLEKLREKYKVVVDEKRLAALDIEAPDDSFGDEPVITTDRGSVTEKQFMAQVRRLQRFRQQNGFNQDSDYDFKKQVLSGIIDQTLTTWEGLARGYEKKAPLKGVYTFYCQHRLIRNLEERLFIPEAQVTDEEIEKYYREHIDEFTQPEIIRMAIVEGTRESLDALWTEVAMGGNFMDVARERLGHPVPVREIPYNHLEAEVKAVVDKLTNGEISPVFTVKEHVTMLQLVERKPAKAMELDRVRKHIHDKLYQEKVKAAREAFLARLRAQSTIEINDKVWQKLRDEMEPTDEK, translated from the coding sequence ATGACGTTGACCCGAACCATCCTTTTCAGTCTCATCATCCTGCTGGCACCGATCTCTCCCGGCCAGGCAGGCTGGTTCTGGGACGACGACACGCTCGTTACCATTGACGGGCAGAAATACACCACCGAGGACTTTCGCACCTGGTGGGAGAACTGGCGGGAAAAGGACCAGCCCCTCCCGGAGACCCCGGACCCCTTTATCGACTGGACCCTGCTCTACCGGGAAGCGGAACGGATGAAGCTCTACGAGGATCCGACCTACCGCAAAAAGGTGCTCACCTTTCTCAAGGCCAGGACCCTGATGATGCTCAAGGCCGAAGAGGTCGACCGGAAAATCGATATCAGCGACGAGGCGATGTGGCAGCGTTACCAGGAGCAGTACGCGCCCATGTACCAGCTTAACATCCTCTTCTTCCACACCAGGGAAGCGGCCGAAAAGACGGTGGAGAGATTTGGAGACCGCCGGGCCGATGATGAGCAGTTTTCGACCCTGCAAATCGGCAAGGATGGCTTGGTGTCCCTGCAGACCAGGTGGTATCGGCCGGTGGGGGTCAATCCGGAATGGCTTGATATTATCCGCGGTCTCAAGCCGGGCGACTTCACCGAGCCCATCCCGTGGCAGAAGGGTTTTGTCGTCCTGCGGCTGCAAAATATCCAGGAGGGCGACAGGGAGGATTTCGCCACGGTCCGCAAATCGATCCGGGATGCCCTCTGGAAGGAACAGGAAACGGTTCGCACCCGGGAGCTTCTCGAGAAGCTGCGGGAAAAATACAAAGTGGTCGTAGACGAAAAGCGGTTGGCGGCCCTGGATATCGAGGCCCCGGATGACTCATTTGGCGACGAGCCGGTCATCACCACGGACCGGGGTTCGGTAACCGAAAAACAATTCATGGCCCAGGTTCGCAGGCTGCAGCGGTTCAGACAGCAGAACGGCTTCAACCAGGACAGTGATTATGATTTCAAGAAACAGGTCTTAAGCGGCATTATCGACCAGACCCTGACCACCTGGGAAGGGTTGGCCCGGGGCTATGAGAAAAAGGCTCCCCTCAAGGGGGTCTATACCTTTTACTGCCAGCACCGGTTGATCAGGAACCTGGAAGAACGGCTCTTCATCCCCGAGGCCCAGGTCACGGACGAGGAAATTGAGAAGTACTATCGGGAACACATCGACGAATTCACCCAGCCGGAAATCATCCGAATGGCCATTGTCGAAGGTACCCGGGAGTCCCTCGATGCCCTGTGGACCGAGGTGGCCATGGGCGGCAACTTCATGGACGTGGCCAGGGAGCGGCTTGGCCACCCGGTGCCGGTGCGGGAGATCCCGTACAATCACCTGGAAGCGGAGGTCAAGGCTGTGGTGGACAAGCTGACCAACGGCGAAATAAGCCCGGTCTTCACGGTCAAGGAGCATGTGACCATGCTCCAGCTGGTGGAGAGAAAACCGGCCAAGGCCATGGAGCTTGACCGGGTCAGGAAACATATCCACGACAAACTCTACCAGGAAAAGGTCAAGGCAGCCAGGGAGGCCTTTCTCGCGCGACTGCGGGCGCAGTCCACCATAGAGATCAATGACAAGGTCTGGCAGAAACTAAGAGATGAGATGGAACCAACAGATGAAAAATAA
- a CDS encoding cytochrome c3 family protein, producing MKNKISGKELWLLLGVAVGILLISCVQTSKQPTKAQAKTCLDCHPEMGEKFKQGYVHKPVAENQCNSCHLPHGLIGGLFLREKEPSLCYSCHDNLRLAPDQKSAHDPAGPGKCSNCHKPHNSQNPALLKTPAPENCYSCHEQKNFEKKVVHAPLAKGCQTCHNPHKSDNIALLNQEPDAQCMSCHEVDRKSFITAHSNYPVTTGCLRCHTPHSADQPFLLRKNIHQPVKKGECSSCHQVQKNKILTRDTPNNLCLKCHTSPDPGSTGSSHKPHVDRKCTSCHAIHASDAPLLLKEAPEKICLTCHRVEDIPMAESGETDNTGAKKVKIIKSVHEPVAGGNCLDCHNGHASAQKNLLKTDKKGLCLSCHDARQYEESPGSHPPENGKACNTCHQPHKSYNPSLLVQSQKKLCFSCHRKESDEQGRFSLHRPFATGNCVGCHSLHGAKEEKYLKASRENGALCLSCHENIQQPGESIRPHEPVAKGRCEQCHAPHAADYANVIRQKPGRICLTCHEDVKSTINNAAVVHQPAVDENCISCHAAHGSPHEHILKKGQPMLCLTCHTEVARDWRKGVIHKPAMQNCMECHRAHGSDEPAMINSRPEALCVRCHESGTTDFLAAHSNIRPGADSCISCHDAHGSPDKGLLYPVGHAPFLEGTCKPCHDGRAK from the coding sequence ATGAAAAATAAAATATCCGGCAAAGAGTTGTGGTTGCTGCTGGGAGTGGCAGTGGGTATCCTGCTGATCTCCTGTGTACAGACCAGCAAACAGCCCACCAAGGCCCAGGCCAAGACCTGCCTGGACTGCCACCCGGAAATGGGAGAAAAGTTCAAGCAGGGGTACGTCCATAAACCGGTGGCGGAAAACCAGTGCAACTCCTGCCACCTGCCGCACGGACTCATCGGCGGGCTCTTTCTGCGCGAAAAAGAGCCATCCCTCTGTTATTCCTGCCACGACAACCTGAGGCTGGCTCCCGATCAGAAATCCGCCCATGACCCTGCCGGGCCGGGAAAATGTTCCAACTGCCATAAGCCCCATAACAGCCAGAATCCGGCCCTGCTCAAGACTCCGGCGCCGGAGAACTGTTATTCCTGCCACGAGCAGAAGAACTTTGAGAAAAAAGTGGTCCACGCACCTCTGGCCAAAGGATGCCAGACCTGCCACAATCCGCATAAATCGGATAACATCGCCCTGCTCAACCAGGAGCCCGATGCCCAGTGCATGAGCTGTCATGAGGTGGACAGGAAATCGTTCATCACGGCCCACAGCAACTATCCCGTTACCACCGGCTGCCTGCGTTGTCATACGCCCCACTCCGCGGACCAGCCTTTCCTGCTGCGGAAAAATATCCACCAGCCGGTGAAAAAGGGGGAATGCAGCAGTTGTCACCAGGTTCAGAAGAACAAAATCCTGACCAGGGATACACCGAACAATCTCTGTCTGAAATGCCATACCTCCCCAGACCCGGGCAGTACGGGCAGCAGCCATAAACCCCATGTGGACCGGAAGTGCACCTCCTGCCACGCGATCCATGCCAGCGATGCCCCTCTACTGCTGAAAGAGGCACCGGAAAAGATATGTCTCACCTGTCACCGGGTAGAAGACATTCCCATGGCCGAGTCCGGGGAAACCGATAACACCGGGGCAAAAAAAGTAAAAATCATCAAGAGTGTGCATGAACCGGTGGCCGGCGGCAACTGCCTGGACTGTCATAATGGCCATGCCTCGGCCCAGAAGAACCTGCTCAAAACGGACAAAAAGGGTCTGTGCCTCTCCTGCCATGACGCCCGGCAATATGAAGAGAGCCCGGGTTCGCACCCGCCGGAGAACGGTAAGGCGTGCAACACCTGTCATCAGCCCCACAAGTCCTACAATCCCTCTCTGCTTGTGCAGAGCCAGAAGAAGCTCTGTTTTTCCTGTCACCGGAAAGAGTCGGACGAACAGGGACGGTTCAGTCTCCATCGGCCCTTTGCCACCGGAAACTGTGTGGGCTGTCACAGTCTGCATGGCGCAAAAGAAGAGAAATATCTCAAGGCATCCCGAGAAAACGGCGCTCTCTGCCTTTCCTGCCATGAAAACATCCAGCAACCCGGCGAATCGATCCGGCCCCATGAACCGGTGGCCAAAGGCCGGTGCGAGCAGTGTCATGCCCCGCACGCCGCCGACTACGCCAACGTCATTCGGCAAAAACCAGGCAGGATATGCCTCACCTGTCACGAAGACGTAAAAAGCACCATTAACAACGCCGCGGTGGTGCATCAGCCGGCCGTGGACGAAAACTGCATCAGCTGTCATGCGGCCCATGGCTCTCCCCACGAACATATCCTCAAAAAGGGCCAGCCTATGCTTTGTCTCACCTGTCATACCGAAGTGGCCAGGGACTGGCGCAAGGGCGTGATTCACAAGCCGGCCATGCAGAACTGCATGGAGTGTCACCGGGCCCATGGCTCGGATGAACCGGCTATGATCAACTCCAGACCCGAAGCGCTCTGCGTCCGATGTCATGAAAGCGGAACCACCGACTTTCTTGCGGCCCACTCCAATATCAGACCAGGAGCGGATTCCTGCATCAGCTGCCATGATGCCCACGGCAGTCCGGACAAGGGGTTGCTTTACCCGGTCGGCCATGCACCGTTTCTCGAGGGAACCTGCAAACCCTGTCATGACGGGAGGGCCAAATGA
- a CDS encoding cytochrome c3 family protein encodes MIVRQLFFSLVLVLGFSGLAPVPALSAEVCFQCHDAKQFQARYVHEPVTASQCATCHNPHVARYPGLLRSREDILCYSCHKKQKTDFKQGIIHEPVSRGQCSVCHAPHASNRQALVRDNLAEDCFSCHKTLPREFKNTHKPFAEGQCISCHRPHRADNLELLNREPDGLCRSCHEAPQLAESHKNYPGKITNCLSCHNPHGSERPALVRDVLHKPYEEGCASCHNTPGGNTMAACLTCHEHVKSQMYAPTTT; translated from the coding sequence ATGATAGTACGCCAACTCTTTTTCAGTCTGGTTCTTGTCCTTGGCTTTTCGGGGCTGGCTCCGGTTCCGGCCCTGAGCGCCGAGGTCTGTTTCCAGTGTCACGATGCCAAACAGTTCCAGGCCCGCTATGTGCACGAACCGGTGACCGCCTCCCAGTGTGCCACCTGCCATAACCCCCATGTGGCCCGCTACCCTGGCCTGCTGCGCAGCCGGGAAGATATCCTCTGCTACAGCTGTCATAAGAAACAGAAAACCGACTTCAAGCAGGGAATTATCCATGAACCGGTGTCGAGGGGCCAGTGCAGCGTCTGCCATGCCCCCCATGCCTCGAATCGCCAGGCTCTGGTGCGTGACAATCTGGCAGAGGACTGCTTTAGCTGTCACAAGACCCTGCCCAGGGAATTCAAAAACACCCATAAACCCTTTGCCGAGGGTCAGTGTATCTCCTGCCACCGGCCGCACCGGGCCGACAACCTGGAGTTGCTGAACCGGGAACCAGACGGTCTGTGTCGTTCCTGTCACGAAGCGCCACAGCTGGCCGAGAGCCACAAGAACTATCCCGGCAAAATCACCAACTGTCTTTCCTGCCACAACCCCCATGGCAGCGAACGGCCGGCCCTGGTGCGCGATGTTCTGCACAAGCCTTACGAGGAAGGCTGCGCCTCCTGCCACAACACCCCGGGCGGCAACACCATGGCGGCCTGTCTGACCTGTCATGAACATGTCAAGAGCCAGATGTATGCCCCCACAACCACCTGA
- a CDS encoding cytochrome c3 family protein, which yields MLRGNGNDVCVQCHEDQGKFTHPVGPEVLDSHTGQMVTCVSCHNPMGTEYKYHLIEEGKKALCVLCHKTY from the coding sequence ATGCTCAGGGGCAATGGCAACGATGTCTGTGTCCAGTGCCATGAGGACCAGGGCAAGTTCACCCATCCGGTCGGACCCGAGGTTCTGGACTCACATACCGGCCAGATGGTGACCTGTGTTTCCTGCCATAATCCCATGGGCACGGAGTACAAGTATCACCTGATAGAGGAAGGGAAGAAGGCGCTGTGCGTACTTTGCCACAAGACCTACTAA
- a CDS encoding NHL repeat-containing protein, producing the protein MIMPTAMYVDAEKGHYYVVDSGRNRLLSFDRRGELLHIFNAGKALDIPYDIIRTGRGGIWVVEKGKNSLSYIDLKARKVVPHTLRYQGRLIYPDRIEPLEDNILVLDKATGNIIEYSADLIPRRLFSCDNCPWGFVDFKIHDGKLWALDQRNKSIQRFNLDGQVEQVLELGNDVNFPVSLAVGPSGYIYVLDRHRRDIAVYDRDGSFKYRFLRGGIAQGQLYYPIELRFDPWGGLCVVDEGNARVEVFRR; encoded by the coding sequence ATGATCATGCCCACTGCCATGTATGTCGATGCAGAAAAGGGGCATTACTACGTGGTGGACTCCGGCCGCAACCGGCTGCTCTCCTTTGACCGTCGGGGCGAACTTCTGCACATCTTCAATGCCGGCAAGGCCCTTGATATCCCCTACGACATCATCCGTACCGGCCGGGGCGGTATCTGGGTGGTGGAAAAGGGCAAGAACTCGCTCAGCTACATCGACCTCAAGGCCCGAAAAGTTGTTCCCCATACCCTGAGATATCAGGGCAGGCTCATCTATCCTGACCGGATAGAACCCCTGGAGGACAATATCCTTGTTCTCGACAAGGCCACCGGAAACATCATCGAGTATTCCGCCGACCTGATCCCCCGTAGACTCTTTTCCTGCGACAACTGCCCCTGGGGCTTTGTCGACTTCAAGATCCATGATGGAAAACTGTGGGCCCTGGACCAGCGCAACAAGTCCATCCAGCGCTTTAACCTGGACGGACAGGTGGAACAGGTGCTGGAGCTTGGCAATGATGTCAACTTTCCCGTCTCCCTGGCCGTGGGACCGTCCGGGTATATCTATGTCCTGGACCGACACCGGCGCGATATCGCCGTGTATGACAGGGACGGTTCATTCAAATATCGTTTTCTGCGCGGTGGTATTGCCCAGGGACAGCTCTATTATCCCATAGAACTCCGGTTTGACCCGTGGGGCGGGCTCTGTGTGGTGGACGAGGGAAATGCCAGGGTCGAGGTTTTCCGCAGATAG